A window from Cryobacterium sp. PAMC25264 encodes these proteins:
- a CDS encoding PrsW family intramembrane metalloprotease, with product MTLDPAGQPFPVPAQSPVPAQNPVPAQSAPIQSAVWSSPVRRTNVSTIVWATIGIVLAALALILVMVYLSTFLGPGALLVCLVLALVPLTLVILAVRWIDRWEPEPRPALWFAFLWGAGVSIVTALVFDLGVQIVVATSGVARPEGDFVAAVIQAPLVEEAAKGFGILLLFWVIRGQFNGPIDGVVYAAMIAAGFAFSENIQYFGVAMLDGGLTDLGVTFLLRGVISPFAHVLFTACTGLAIGFAARRASGSRYLALVFLGLAAAVLLHAIWNGAFYFLTDDASLVGYYFLVQVPLFIGAILVVAMLRRQEERLTLRRLGDYAAVGWFTAAEVEMLATPRGRRQARAWAAAQPQARRLAMNRFIVDAARLASVRQRLVSAETHPSRRPAAPATRQRPDTDTAEEARLLGLLMRDRAEVIG from the coding sequence ATGACCCTCGACCCGGCCGGGCAGCCCTTCCCGGTGCCCGCTCAGAGCCCCGTGCCCGCCCAGAATCCCGTGCCCGCCCAGAGCGCGCCCATCCAGAGCGCGGTCTGGAGTTCCCCGGTGCGCCGCACCAACGTCAGCACGATCGTGTGGGCGACCATCGGCATCGTCCTGGCCGCCCTTGCCCTGATACTGGTAATGGTCTACCTCTCCACCTTCCTGGGCCCCGGCGCCCTGCTGGTCTGCCTGGTGCTCGCTCTGGTCCCGCTCACCCTGGTGATCCTGGCTGTGCGCTGGATCGACCGCTGGGAGCCGGAGCCGCGGCCGGCGCTGTGGTTCGCGTTCCTCTGGGGAGCCGGTGTGTCCATCGTGACGGCGCTGGTGTTCGATCTCGGCGTGCAGATCGTGGTCGCCACCAGCGGGGTGGCCCGGCCGGAAGGTGACTTCGTTGCGGCCGTCATCCAGGCCCCGCTCGTGGAGGAAGCCGCGAAGGGCTTCGGCATCCTGCTGCTGTTCTGGGTGATCAGGGGGCAGTTCAACGGGCCCATCGACGGGGTCGTCTACGCGGCCATGATCGCCGCCGGATTCGCCTTCTCGGAGAATATCCAGTACTTCGGTGTGGCGATGCTCGACGGCGGCCTGACCGACCTGGGCGTCACGTTCCTGCTGCGCGGGGTGATCTCCCCGTTCGCTCATGTGCTCTTCACGGCGTGCACGGGACTGGCCATCGGGTTCGCCGCCCGCCGGGCGAGTGGGTCGCGTTATCTGGCCCTGGTCTTCCTCGGCCTTGCCGCGGCCGTGCTGCTGCACGCGATCTGGAACGGCGCGTTCTACTTCCTCACCGACGATGCCTCCCTGGTGGGCTACTACTTCCTGGTGCAGGTTCCGCTGTTCATCGGCGCGATCCTGGTGGTGGCCATGCTGCGCCGCCAGGAGGAACGGCTCACCCTCCGGCGGCTCGGGGACTATGCCGCGGTCGGGTGGTTCACCGCGGCTGAGGTGGAGATGCTGGCCACCCCGCGGGGCCGTCGGCAGGCGCGCGCCTGGGCGGCCGCGCAGCCGCAGGCCCGCCGTCTCGCGATGAACCGCTTCATCGTGGATGCAGCCCGGCTGGCCTCGGTGCGCCAGCGCCTGGTGAGCGCCGAGACGCATCCGTCTCGGCGGCCCGCCGCGCCGGCCACGCGCCAGCGACCCGACACCGACACCGCCGAGGAAGCCCGGCTTCTCGGCCTGCTGATGCGGGACCGTGCCGAGGTGATCGGCTGA
- a CDS encoding M4 family metallopeptidase: MTGTDHTQSPVPFVQPVRCGIVPPYILARLAEAEDPRFSAASEAAKRSLGLDAPLRGLRATERRTAALPRPSARAVPGVTHRTISDALHLQTLPGRVVRTEGQPPVADVAVNEAFAGLGDTHDLFWRRYQRDSIDGRGLPLDATVHYGREYDNAFWDGERMVFGDGDGEVFNRFTISLSVIAHELTHGVTQFSANLAYQGQSGALNESVSDVFGVLVEQFATGQDAASASWLIGAGLFTEQVQGQALRSMKAPGTAYDDDVLGADPQPASMSGYVETEEDYGGVHLNSGIPNRAFYLVAEALGGKAWEAPGQIWYDTLTGSGLTSTIDFAGFARATATAASARYGEGSVEHDAVLAGWDGVGVTLGPLRAAS, translated from the coding sequence ATGACAGGCACAGACCACACTCAGAGCCCCGTCCCGTTCGTCCAACCGGTGCGCTGCGGCATCGTTCCGCCGTACATTCTCGCCCGGCTGGCCGAGGCCGAGGACCCGCGCTTCTCCGCCGCGTCCGAAGCGGCGAAGCGGTCGCTCGGGCTGGACGCCCCGCTCCGGGGCCTGCGCGCGACAGAACGCCGCACCGCCGCCCTGCCCAGACCGTCGGCCAGGGCCGTTCCCGGTGTCACCCACCGCACCATCAGCGATGCGCTGCACCTGCAGACACTGCCCGGCCGGGTGGTGCGCACCGAGGGTCAGCCGCCCGTCGCCGATGTGGCGGTCAACGAGGCCTTCGCCGGCCTCGGTGACACCCACGACCTGTTCTGGCGGCGGTACCAACGCGATTCCATCGACGGCCGCGGCCTGCCGCTCGACGCCACGGTGCACTACGGACGCGAATACGACAACGCGTTCTGGGATGGCGAGCGCATGGTGTTCGGCGACGGTGACGGTGAGGTTTTCAACCGGTTCACCATCTCTCTGAGCGTGATCGCGCACGAGCTCACCCACGGTGTCACCCAGTTCAGCGCGAACCTGGCCTACCAGGGCCAGTCCGGCGCCCTCAACGAGTCGGTCTCCGATGTGTTCGGCGTCCTGGTCGAGCAGTTCGCCACCGGTCAGGATGCCGCGTCGGCGAGTTGGCTGATCGGCGCGGGCCTGTTCACGGAGCAGGTGCAGGGCCAGGCGCTCCGCTCGATGAAGGCGCCGGGCACGGCGTACGACGACGATGTCCTGGGCGCCGACCCGCAGCCGGCATCGATGTCGGGCTACGTGGAGACCGAGGAGGACTACGGCGGGGTGCACCTGAACTCCGGCATCCCCAACCGAGCCTTCTACCTGGTGGCCGAGGCGCTCGGCGGCAAAGCCTGGGAGGCCCCGGGCCAGATCTGGTACGACACCCTCACCGGGTCCGGCCTGACCTCCACGATCGACTTCGCCGGGTTCGCCCGCGCCACGGCCACGGCGGCCTCCGCCCGTTACGGCGAGGGATCGGTCGAACACGACGCCGTGCTGGCCGGATGGGACGGCGTGGGCGTCACGCTCGGTCCGCTGCGAGCCGCCTCCTGA
- a CDS encoding protealysin inhibitor emfourin: protein MKVVVSRSGGIAGLRVTWDVQVDEQPDAAAWMQFLDTLPWDETEGTAPEPDRYVYRIRCAPHEVVLAEPQVQGAWKDLVDRVRAVSDH from the coding sequence ATGAAGGTCGTCGTCTCACGCAGTGGGGGCATCGCCGGGCTCCGGGTCACCTGGGACGTGCAGGTCGACGAACAGCCGGATGCGGCGGCCTGGATGCAGTTCCTCGACACCCTGCCGTGGGACGAAACCGAGGGCACCGCCCCCGAGCCCGACCGCTACGTCTACCGCATCCGCTGCGCACCACACGAGGTCGTGCTCGCCGAACCCCAGGTGCAGGGCGCCTGGAAGGACCTGGTGGACCGCGTTCGAGCCGTCAGCGACCACTGA
- a CDS encoding FKBP-type peptidyl-prolyl cis-trans isomerase, producing the protein MTDLNSKPELDFPEGPAPEQLDIVDIVVGDGAEAAPGATVDVHYLGVEYDTGEEFDSSWNRGQSINFPLGSLIAGWQQGIPGMKVGGRRKLTVPAHLAYGPAGSGHRLSGKTLIFVIDLLGVS; encoded by the coding sequence ATGACTGATCTGAACTCCAAGCCCGAACTCGACTTCCCGGAGGGCCCCGCGCCCGAACAGCTCGACATCGTTGACATCGTCGTCGGTGACGGCGCCGAGGCCGCCCCCGGCGCGACCGTCGACGTGCACTACCTCGGTGTCGAGTACGACACCGGCGAAGAATTCGACTCCTCCTGGAACCGGGGCCAGTCGATCAACTTCCCGCTCGGTTCCCTCATCGCCGGCTGGCAGCAGGGGATCCCCGGCATGAAGGTCGGCGGCCGGCGCAAGCTCACCGTTCCTGCGCACCTGGCCTACGGCCCCGCCGGCTCCGGTCACCGCCTCTCCGGCAAGACCCTGATCTTCGTGATCGACCTGCTCGGCGTGAGCTAA
- a CDS encoding pyridoxamine 5'-phosphate oxidase family protein, whose product MDNNDLDPVQVLSDDECWELLLSSSFGRLAAAVADDIEIFPLNFVAADQRLLFRTAEGTKLLALTVNNKVVLETDAIGRSDAWSVVVKGIARVLDTQAEIDAANALPLHPLVPTLKYIWVEVTPTEVTGRRFALEPEPERY is encoded by the coding sequence ATGGACAACAACGACCTTGATCCGGTTCAGGTTCTCAGCGACGACGAGTGCTGGGAGCTGCTGCTCTCCTCGAGCTTCGGCCGGCTCGCGGCGGCCGTCGCCGACGACATCGAGATCTTTCCGCTCAACTTCGTCGCGGCCGATCAGCGTCTGCTGTTCCGCACCGCGGAGGGCACCAAGTTGCTCGCCCTCACCGTGAATAACAAGGTGGTCCTGGAGACCGACGCGATCGGCCGATCGGATGCCTGGAGCGTCGTGGTGAAGGGCATCGCCCGGGTGCTCGACACCCAGGCCGAGATCGACGCCGCGAACGCGTTGCCGCTGCACCCTCTGGTGCCCACCCTCAAATACATCTGGGTGGAGGTCACGCCCACCGAGGTCACCGGACGCCGCTTCGCGCTGGAGCCCGAGCCCGAGCGCTACTGA
- a CDS encoding SDR family NAD(P)-dependent oxidoreductase, with protein MVSTLTPDRFAGQTAIVTGAGSGIGKATAVRLAHEGARVIAGDVVPSRLQELIDQYPDLDIVTVDGDISHEDTATRLVDAANGRIDVVANVAGIMDGFLPVGEVDDATWDRVFGINVTGIMRLIRAALPVMVAGGGGSIVNVSSEAGLRGGAAGAAYTASKHAVIGLTRNTSVMYSAQGVRCNAVAPGGVQTNIEAPMLSALAGTVLGPVFQHVLPPVATAEQLAAAITWLASTDSANVTGIVLTSDGGWAAM; from the coding sequence ATGGTTTCCACACTGACCCCGGACCGGTTCGCCGGCCAGACCGCCATCGTCACCGGAGCCGGCTCCGGGATCGGCAAGGCCACGGCCGTGCGCCTCGCGCACGAGGGTGCCCGGGTGATCGCCGGCGACGTCGTTCCCTCGCGACTCCAGGAGCTCATCGACCAGTACCCAGACCTCGACATCGTCACGGTCGACGGCGACATCAGCCACGAGGACACGGCCACCCGCCTGGTCGACGCGGCGAACGGGCGCATCGACGTCGTGGCGAACGTCGCAGGCATCATGGACGGCTTCCTGCCCGTCGGCGAAGTCGACGACGCCACCTGGGATCGCGTGTTCGGCATCAACGTCACCGGGATCATGCGGCTGATCCGGGCGGCCTTGCCTGTCATGGTCGCGGGCGGCGGTGGGTCGATCGTCAACGTCTCGTCGGAGGCCGGCCTACGGGGAGGCGCCGCCGGAGCGGCCTACACGGCGTCCAAGCATGCCGTGATCGGCCTCACTCGCAACACCTCGGTGATGTATTCGGCACAAGGCGTCCGGTGCAACGCCGTGGCGCCGGGCGGCGTGCAGACCAATATCGAGGCACCGATGCTCTCGGCCCTGGCCGGCACGGTGCTCGGTCCTGTCTTCCAGCATGTGCTGCCTCCGGTGGCCACTGCTGAACAGCTCGCCGCGGCCATCACCTGGCTCGCGAGCACCGATTCGGCCAATGTGACCGGCATCGTGTTGACCTCTGACGGCGGCTGGGCGGCGATGTGA